A window of the Candidatus Methylomirabilota bacterium genome harbors these coding sequences:
- a CDS encoding 2OG-Fe(II) oxygenase, translated as MLERRVEPDQVEAEVARAVSALDAEAIRAEYWRQNQFVHLERCLPPLLIEAFAAEVERVRPAVHRNYVPRVKKGGSVSAFTLVRQAPAIVALYRSPALLDLLRRITGQPLACCPPRDPHACALYFYTEPGDHIGFHYDTSYYRGARYTVLVGLLDRSSSRLVCQPFRGQPEREPHELRLATDPGTVVLFNGDTLWHAITPLGEGEERVSLTLEYVTDPSMSWLGRFVSDMKDAVAYFGFRSVFGRRR; from the coding sequence GTGCTAGAACGCAGAGTGGAGCCGGATCAGGTCGAGGCGGAGGTGGCGCGCGCCGTGAGCGCCCTGGACGCGGAGGCCATCCGCGCCGAGTACTGGCGCCAGAACCAGTTCGTCCACCTCGAACGGTGCTTGCCGCCCTTGCTCATCGAGGCCTTCGCCGCCGAGGTCGAGCGGGTGCGGCCGGCCGTGCATCGCAACTACGTCCCCCGCGTCAAGAAAGGGGGCAGCGTCAGCGCCTTCACCCTCGTCCGGCAGGCGCCGGCCATCGTCGCCCTGTATCGCTCACCGGCCTTGCTCGATCTCCTGCGCCGGATCACCGGGCAGCCACTGGCCTGCTGCCCGCCCCGCGACCCCCACGCCTGCGCGCTCTATTTCTACACGGAGCCCGGCGATCACATCGGATTCCACTACGATACGTCGTATTACCGTGGCGCCCGCTACACGGTGCTGGTGGGCCTGCTCGACCGCTCGTCCAGCCGGCTGGTCTGCCAGCCCTTCCGCGGACAGCCCGAGCGCGAGCCGCACGAGCTTCGCCTGGCCACGGATCCGGGCACCGTGGTCCTCTTCAACGGTGACACGCTGTGGCACGCCATCACCCCGCTCGGCGAGGGCGAGGAGCGCGTGAGTCTCACGCTGGAGTACGTGACCGACCCGTCCATGAGCTGGCTCGGGCGCTTCGTGTCCGATATGAAGGATGCCGTCGCCTACTTCGGCTTCCGCTCCGTCTTCGGCCGGCGGCGCTGA
- a CDS encoding MMPL family transporter, whose amino-acid sequence MKDPTGRLLGSLVRVACAVPTFTVALAWLLAAASVWYAVNNLGLATSTRALLPQGLSYVERFVEYDREFGELDDLVIVVEARSLPETTAYATRLVRELRMREVPLNRVAYRIDPKQFEGRALLYLGKDKLTEIRDRIFDYQEFMEAFASRPTLDRLIEGLATQVAGAFVTGFLDLGLGPTAGPSDFRFIEDLVTQVSTRIDKPAPYRSPWGALFSAEEDPSAGYFLSDDQRLLFILAEPATATGSFTGNRQAIEATRGVIASLRPQFPSVNVGVTGKPALSNDEMTTAFDDSQKATILAFALTLLLLLLGFRRLGKPILMLGVLAVSLAWSIGVVTVVIGHLSLFSVMFISIVIGIGIDYGIYFLFRYEEELFLGRGLAEALEITAVRSGPGMLLGAVTAAGSFYVLALTDFRGLQELGIVSGTAILLSWLAMMTVFPAALMVVDRRRASASLRSMPRALELERAGVPLLDVVAAHPRTVLALTVIVSVVSVWGLSGLRFDYNLLNLQAKGTESVTWEKRVLGAAHRSGFAALASADTLDEVRRKQAAFTRLGSVSEVDSVLLLIPEDQDEKRKIISDFAPLVAPVRVSRPLPLDLERLTRSLQTLRRRLGIAANEAPPGEAKERLGRLNTRLDELLRRLRQGDRETLEPALTHLQQQLYGDFLRNFQRLQANLAPRQVGLDDLPVEIRKKFVSDRGRFLLQIHPAVDIWDREGARRFVEELRTVDADITGTPIITFEAIRLMERACKQGTVYAIGLVALMTAITIRRWRETPLALLPLGLGLLWTFGLMSFLHLKVNLGNIFAIPLILGASTEFGTNIVMRFMEGKRDYEGPLVARSTVMAVLFNGLTTIVGFGSLMLAHHRGIFGLGLLLTLGMVASLVAALVVLPVLLRMVRQIRIARHLRRLALAVVRQAAASEEATARSENQRVR is encoded by the coding sequence GTGAAGGACCCCACCGGTCGCCTCCTGGGCTCCCTCGTCCGGGTCGCCTGCGCCGTTCCCACCTTCACCGTCGCGCTGGCCTGGCTCCTGGCCGCGGCCTCCGTCTGGTACGCCGTCAACAACCTGGGGCTGGCCACCTCCACGCGGGCCCTGCTGCCCCAGGGCCTCTCCTACGTCGAGCGCTTCGTCGAGTACGACCGCGAGTTCGGCGAGCTGGACGACCTGGTCATCGTCGTGGAAGCCCGCTCGCTGCCCGAGACCACCGCGTACGCCACCCGGCTGGTGCGAGAGCTGCGCATGCGCGAGGTCCCCCTGAACCGCGTCGCCTACCGGATCGACCCCAAGCAGTTCGAGGGTCGGGCCCTCCTGTACCTGGGCAAGGACAAGCTGACCGAGATCCGCGACCGGATCTTCGACTACCAGGAGTTCATGGAGGCCTTCGCGAGCCGCCCGACCCTGGACCGGCTCATCGAGGGACTGGCCACCCAGGTCGCCGGGGCCTTCGTCACCGGCTTCCTGGACCTCGGGCTCGGTCCCACCGCCGGCCCCAGCGACTTCCGGTTCATCGAGGACCTCGTCACCCAGGTCTCGACCCGAATCGACAAGCCGGCCCCCTATCGTTCGCCCTGGGGGGCGCTCTTCTCGGCCGAGGAGGATCCGAGCGCCGGCTACTTCCTCTCCGACGACCAGCGGCTGCTCTTCATCCTGGCCGAGCCGGCGACCGCGACGGGCAGCTTCACCGGGAACCGGCAGGCCATCGAGGCGACCCGGGGGGTCATCGCGTCCCTGCGACCGCAGTTCCCGTCCGTCAACGTGGGGGTGACCGGCAAGCCGGCCCTGTCCAACGACGAGATGACCACGGCGTTCGACGACAGCCAGAAGGCGACGATCCTGGCGTTCGCCCTCACCCTGTTGCTGCTGCTCCTCGGCTTCCGTCGGCTGGGCAAGCCGATCCTCATGCTGGGCGTGCTGGCCGTCAGCCTGGCCTGGTCGATCGGCGTGGTCACCGTGGTCATCGGGCACCTCTCGCTGTTCTCCGTCATGTTCATCTCGATCGTCATCGGCATCGGCATCGACTACGGGATCTACTTCCTGTTCCGCTACGAGGAGGAGCTCTTCCTGGGACGGGGCCTGGCCGAGGCGCTCGAGATCACCGCGGTCCGCAGCGGGCCGGGCATGCTGCTGGGCGCGGTGACGGCGGCGGGCAGCTTCTACGTGCTGGCCCTCACCGACTTCCGCGGGCTCCAGGAGCTGGGCATCGTCTCCGGCACCGCCATTCTCCTGTCCTGGCTGGCCATGATGACCGTCTTTCCCGCCGCCCTCATGGTGGTGGACCGGCGCCGCGCGAGCGCGTCCCTCCGCTCGATGCCCCGGGCGCTGGAGCTCGAGCGCGCCGGGGTGCCCCTGCTCGACGTGGTGGCGGCCCATCCCCGGACGGTTCTGGCGCTGACGGTGATCGTCAGCGTCGTCTCGGTGTGGGGGCTCTCCGGCCTGCGCTTCGACTACAACCTGCTCAACCTGCAGGCCAAGGGCACGGAGTCGGTGACCTGGGAAAAAAGGGTCCTGGGGGCGGCCCATCGGTCGGGGTTCGCGGCGCTGGCCAGCGCGGATACGCTGGACGAGGTGCGGCGCAAGCAGGCCGCCTTCACCCGCCTCGGGAGCGTTTCCGAGGTGGATTCGGTGCTGCTGCTGATCCCCGAGGACCAGGACGAGAAGCGCAAGATCATTTCCGACTTCGCGCCTCTGGTGGCGCCGGTCCGGGTGAGCCGGCCGCTTCCCCTGGACCTCGAGCGCCTGACCCGCTCGCTCCAGACGCTGCGCCGGCGACTCGGCATCGCCGCCAACGAGGCGCCCCCCGGCGAGGCCAAGGAGCGTCTCGGCCGGCTCAACACCCGTCTCGATGAGCTCCTGCGCCGCTTGCGCCAGGGGGATCGCGAGACCCTGGAGCCGGCCCTCACCCATCTGCAGCAGCAGCTGTACGGCGACTTCCTCCGCAACTTCCAGCGCCTGCAGGCCAACCTGGCGCCCCGGCAGGTGGGCCTGGACGACCTGCCCGTCGAGATCCGCAAGAAGTTCGTCAGCGACCGCGGACGGTTCTTGCTCCAGATCCACCCGGCGGTGGACATCTGGGACCGTGAAGGGGCCCGGCGCTTCGTCGAAGAGCTCCGGACGGTCGACGCCGACATCACCGGAACGCCGATCATCACCTTCGAGGCCATCCGCCTGATGGAGCGCGCCTGCAAGCAGGGCACGGTGTACGCGATCGGCCTGGTGGCCCTGATGACCGCGATCACGATCCGGCGCTGGCGAGAGACGCCACTGGCCCTGTTGCCGCTGGGGCTGGGGCTGTTGTGGACGTTCGGCCTGATGTCCTTCCTCCATCTCAAGGTGAACCTGGGCAACATCTTCGCCATCCCCCTCATCCTGGGCGCGTCCACCGAGTTCGGCACCAACATCGTGATGCGCTTCATGGAAGGCAAGCGGGACTACGAGGGGCCCCTGGTGGCGCGGAGCACGGTGATGGCGGTCCTCTTCAACGGTCTCACCACGATCGTGGGCTTCGGCAGCCTGATGCTGGCCCACCACCGCGGGATCTTCGGCCTGGGCCTCCTGCTCACCCTGGGAATGGTCGCCAGCCTGGTGGCGGCCCTGGTCGTGCTCCCGGTGCTCCTGCGGATGGTTCGGCAGATCCGCATCGCGCGTCACCTCCGCCGGTTGGCTCTCGCGGTGGTGAGGCAGGCCGCCGCCTCGGAGGAGGCGACGGCACGCAGCGAGAACCAGCGCGTCCGCTAG
- a CDS encoding inositol-3-phosphate synthase: MAAVRVAIIGVGNCASSLVQGVEFYRNAPENGFVPGLMHPRLGDYHVGDIEFSAAFDIDERKVGRDLAQAIFEAPNNTVRFAEVSPLGVPVHRGMTHDGLGTYLGQVIRKAPGATADIVGILRDTRTHVVVNFLPVGSEMATKWYVEQVLEAGCAFVNCIPVFIAREAYWRRRFEERGLPVVGDDIKSQLGATIVHRVLARLFMDRGVRLERTSQLNFGGNTDFYNMLERERLTSKKVSKTDAVRSQFTHEVPADDVHIGPSDYVPWLQDRKWAHIRLEGRSFGDQPISVELKLEVWDSPNSAGVAIDAIRCAKLALDRGLKGALLAPSAYLMKSPPEQWADDIAHQRLERFIGGEE, encoded by the coding sequence GTGGCGGCGGTTCGAGTGGCGATCATCGGCGTGGGGAACTGCGCGTCGTCCCTCGTCCAGGGAGTTGAGTTCTATCGCAACGCCCCCGAGAACGGCTTCGTGCCCGGTCTCATGCATCCTCGACTGGGCGACTACCACGTCGGCGACATCGAGTTCTCGGCCGCCTTCGACATCGACGAGCGAAAGGTCGGGCGCGATCTGGCCCAGGCCATCTTCGAGGCGCCCAACAACACCGTGCGCTTCGCCGAGGTGAGCCCGCTCGGCGTGCCGGTCCACCGCGGCATGACGCATGACGGCCTGGGGACCTACCTCGGCCAGGTGATCCGCAAGGCGCCGGGCGCGACCGCCGACATCGTGGGGATCTTGCGCGACACGCGCACCCACGTGGTGGTGAACTTCCTGCCGGTGGGCAGCGAGATGGCCACCAAGTGGTACGTGGAGCAGGTGCTGGAGGCGGGCTGCGCCTTCGTCAACTGCATCCCCGTCTTCATCGCCCGCGAGGCCTACTGGCGACGCCGCTTCGAGGAGCGCGGGCTGCCCGTGGTGGGCGACGACATCAAGTCCCAGCTGGGCGCGACCATCGTGCACCGGGTCCTGGCCCGCCTGTTCATGGACCGGGGCGTGCGTCTGGAGCGGACCAGCCAGCTCAACTTCGGAGGCAACACCGACTTCTACAACATGCTGGAGCGCGAGCGCCTGACCTCCAAGAAGGTCTCCAAGACGGACGCCGTGCGCTCGCAGTTCACGCACGAGGTCCCGGCCGACGACGTCCACATCGGTCCCAGCGACTATGTGCCCTGGCTCCAGGACCGGAAGTGGGCGCACATCCGCCTGGAGGGCCGGAGCTTCGGCGACCAGCCCATCAGTGTCGAGCTCAAGCTGGAAGTCTGGGACTCGCCGAACTCGGCCGGCGTCGCCATCGACGCCATCCGCTGCGCCAAGCTGGCCCTGGATCGCGGGCTCAAAGGCGCGTTGCTGGCGCCCTCCGCGTACCTGATGAAGTCCCCGCCCGAGCAGTGGGCTGACGACATCGCCCACCAGCGGCTGGAGCGATTCATCGGAGGCGAAGAGTAG